The window CCCATTCATGATACTCGGTGGAGAGCTGCGGTCTTTGACGATGCCACCAAATTTGTTATCCGCTAGAACAGAAGATGGCGGGAAAGAGCTACAAACATCACTGTAAAGGGAATGACTTGTTCTGGCTCGATAACTCTAGTGGGTACATCTGACTCATAGTCGAAAGCTCACGTTCAAGCTCCATTATCCTGCAGAGTTTCTCGTTGAGTTGAGCGGCCAGCATTGTATTCGTCTCTTTCATTTCCTGAAGTGATATCGATAAGACCTCGTTGTCAGATTGAAGACTTTGGTTCGTCGTCTTGAGAGTTTGCATCTCAGCGGCTTTCCGTTGTCGAGACGCCAATGCTGCTTGCCTGTCTATAAGTCCAGATGAGCACCAATATTCTCATAGATGGCGACGCCAAAGGGTCTAAAATGACTCACTACGATGGCAACGAATTTGGTTCTTCATCTCTTGGGTTCGGTTACTGGGATCTATCTGTAGAATTTCATCCAAGGTCATGTGGGAGACTGACCTCATTTTGTGGCTATCGAGGGCCGATAAAGTATGATCCTTGTAGCCGCTCCTCCTGCTGTTAGACCTTTCGAATCCAGAAGAATCAGCAGACCTTAAGACTCGAAAATTTTGAGATGGCACTTCATGAGTAGTAGTTTCTCTTTTGATATGGTCTTGCTCTCTATCATTCGAGATCTCCTGGATTGTTCCAATcgacgaagaagatgcCTCATAAGTTTGTGGGGCGGAAAAATGCCACGAAGGGGGTTCACCAAAGGACAACAATTGAAAAGGGTGGGAGGTGAGGGAGGTGGTCTTCGACTCCGTCATATACACGTCGGTCGGAAAAGGTTCCTGCTTTGCGTATTGTAGAGTAGGGTGCTACGAGCAACGACATAAGCAATGCTTGGAAGTCGCAACCGCTTTTTATTGAAGTAAAACAACTCACTGTCCTATACAAAGGGTTACTACAGCTTTCCTTATCCAAACTTAGAGTAATTTCATTGAAGGCACCATTTGTTTGATCTTTTGACTCAGTAgcatcatcgtcatcataATATGGGATCGAATGCTTGTACAGGTCAAGATCGGATGAGGTTGACACAACTGGGGAATTAGAATAGATTTGGACAGGCATGTCGCAAACAACTAAAAAAATAGAAGGGATATGTTGTGGGTCAAAGAATTAGTTATATATCGTGCCTTGTGCTTAGATCTTTGAATGGTGAGAATCTGGAAGGTTTTGATGTATGTAGTAGTGATAACCGACTGTATTTTCGTTGTTGTACGAACGACGAGAAACACACTGCTGGTGAAGTGTTttttgatgatgatgaagggGGAGGTTCGGAGGTGTTTTTAGGAAGAACAGATAAAAAATGTTGATAATGAATATAGAGGAGGTGACGGAGATCGAAATTGCAGTTGGTCAAAGGACATacagaagagaagagggacGACGGAGTTCAAGCAGTACTGGCGTCCCATCAGTCGGCGTAGTAATGTCACACATCTGTTCTTCTTTTCTGCTCCTGAGCTTTCTTTTCTCCGAATCACTTGAGGAAGGCGCATGAATTCGTGTCGTTCCATTTGCGCACTCGTCTGCCAAGTACAAAGGTTGCGTCTAACCATTGTGTTGGGGGAATGTGGCATAAAGGACCACTGTGCAGTTCTGCCCTTCCTATTACTTAGTCTATTATCTTTTCTTAGATAGGCAATACCGTACAATTGGACGTATGCATGAATGAAATCTTCGCAAGATACAACCGCATACCTGCACTCAGAGGATGCTATTTGATCTGCTTGTACTGTATTGTTATAGCATCATAAGCAATATAATAATGGACGAGAGTTGGAAACGATAATGATGGCATGATATAGAAGAAAATTAAAAAGCACTCGAGCTGCACTGTTATAGTACTTTGTAGCCGCAAGAAAGAATATTTCCAAAGCCTTTTTCGGGGTATCTTCAATAGTTCCAGGGTATAGATATATGGACCAGTCTATTGATTCAAACTCAGATGGCCCCCTGCACAAACTTCATCCAGATCCTTCTAAAGTCCTCTGCGCCCTAGTCACCCCACTCGAGCCATTCTCCATAAGCATTTGGCCTCTCTCCTCTCAAGAATCCTTCAAAGCTCCTCTTGAGCACAGTTGACCAGCTCAAATCAGGCTCATCATCCATGTCCTCCCTATTCGTGACATCACTGTCGCCCTCAACGCCCTCTTGACTAGTACCGGGGACATTGCGGGGCTCTACATCGTTACCAACAGTGTGGGCAGCTTGATcggaggatgaagaacgAGCAGCATCGCGCAAAGCTCTTTCGCCCTTTATGAATCGATGACCGAGATCTGGAAAATTGCGTGAAGGGTCAAAGGGCAGCCACCTGTAAGCAAAGCCGTACAGTCAGCTAAGCACAGCTTGAGCTGCAAGAGAAAGACATTACCAGAAATTATGGAAGTGATAAGAGAATGCGCCCCTGAAGAACCCATCGAACCCTAATGGTTGAGGACCAGCAGTGTCAAATTTATCATTGGAAAAGAAGACGGAAAATCTATATTATTGTTAGCCCTTGGCCTAGCGTTGTGGAAGTTTTGCTGCAAACTCACTCTGGGAAGTACGGGAATGGGGGCCTATCTCTTTGATACCTTTCCATGTTCAACCAAGCCGGGTCAAACAATGCATCAGGCACCCTGAATAAAAGTTTTTCCAGTCCAGCGTCTTTCAGATACTTCGACACCGTCATGGGGTGGAAGTCTAATCCGTTGTGCAAAGCCGTTTTGAACAAGAATGAACTGAGAGCGGAGCCCTTGTGGAGCTTGAGTACTGCCGTGTTGTATTTTTCATGCCATGACCAGCGGTAAGCAAACTGGCCGCGGTAGTTCCACAGTTCTTCCCAATCACGAAGGAAGATGGTATCAGCGTCGAGATAGATACCGCCAAATCGATAAGTGACGATGAATCGTGCCATATCAGAGAGAATGACGGACAAACGGTCATAGTCTGATTCAGAGGAGGAGCCAACCTTTTCGAAAAGActgcccttcttcttgatagAGACAGTCTTGCTTGACCCATCTTCGACTTCTTCGGTGGCCTCGTCCTCGGTTTTCGCAAGTAATGGATCACCATACGTATTTCCGCCCGAGTTGAAGATGGGCATTTTTCGCCAGTGATCCTTAAGCTCATGCACACCATCGAGTTGTTCAGTGGTGTTCCACATCTTGAATTTGACAACATCCCTAAATCTCTCGTGCAAGAAAGGCGCAGACCATGGGTTGGTAGCCAGTTGTTCGTACATTTCTCTTTTAGCTGAAGGATTGGGTACGGAAGCAGCAGGACCGGGGTTGATCCACAACCAGAGTTGAGGTCGACATGTCCCGCGAACGACGTTTGCAGTGTCAGACACTGCGTCCACTGGCTTGTCAAGCCCAAGGTTCTGAGTAAAGAGGAAGGACATGACAGCCATGTATGGCTTATCCGTGAACGGTCCTGCCCAGAATATGTGGAATATCCTGGGGTGCAAGGGATCACAGGCGTCACGCGAGTCAAAACTAGCCGGGATATCGTAGGGATCGGAAAGCATAAGAGGGGTCTTGGATCGGCCGGTTGATTGCTTAAGATTGCGAGGAGTCATGGAGTATGATTGGGAAGGAGTAGATTCCTCATAATAGAGTTGTTTATATTGAGTTAAATAGTTACCTCTTCGCACCCTTTTGCCGTTGTCAAGGCCTCCTCCAATCCTCAGGAATTCCAAACAGTCTCGCACATACTAATTTTGATAAGTTTTACCTTGAATAAAACAAAAGATAACTTACCTTATTGGTGCCAAAATCGCATTTTCCCAGCACTAGATCCAGATCCATAATGGATCCCGGCATAGGTCTTGCCGGGAACCCAGGCTGACTTTCTCGCATATCCCATACAGAGAGATAGTGTCGCTCGGGGCCATTTCCAGCCAAATGGGCGGAAGGGAACTTGTCCGCACGGTTTTGGTATGCGACTAGAGGAGTGGGAGTGGATGGGGAGGGGAGGAGGGTACCAGGTACGACAGGATTTTTGAGGgagggagaaagagggagaTGGTCGGGAGCTATCCAGCAAGTCAGCATGTGGAAAGGGCAAAACCATTGATGACGTACGATATTCAGTACTCGGATAATGCCCACTCAAGATTTCCCACTCCCATACCATTGCCGCCTCTTCCGGCGTAATCACCATTGTATCTGGGTCTACGAACGGAGGCGACCACGTTCTTTCACCCTGCCTTGTTTTTCTGAATccaagaaggaagaagccCACGACTGCACATATGAcgagaagaaaaaggacTCGGATGGGAGAATTGAGGCGCGGGATACGGGCGTAGAGACGGGGCGGAATGGGGAGGTAGATTTTGAGATGGCGAGCTCTAGGCTTTGCGTGGTAGGACCTTGGCGATCCTAAGGATGATCCTGAGGAGAGCGAGTGGGAGTCAGATGGATGGCCAAAGGGGAGGGGGATGTATAGAGTGGTGAACCATCTAGAGTACGCTGAGGGCCCAGAGAGGCCGAAGCGCCGGTCGTCGTCCCATGCTGAGGTGGGGAGAGGTGAGCGGCGCGGCTTTGTGGGATTGTGTCGCTTGATCTGCCCGAAAAGCGACATGTGGGCCGAATGGATGAGTGGATGAGTGGATGAGATAAAAGATAAATGAGATGGGTGAGACGGGGACCAGAAACAAACTCGCagtaataataatacaGCCAGCCGCCCGCCGCACCTATTCAGATCCGGACACCACGCCATGTACAATGCACATACATCACACCTATGGACACACATCGTATATACCACGCCCCCACTACCGCTGCTCCACAACCACAGTTTCTGCACAGAATCAGCACACATCCTACCATCATAACAGCCAACTTACTCTTCCTTTCCGCCTTTGGCTTTTCCCGCCCAGCACGCGAATGCTTCCGTCTCCTGTCCTCCTTGATATTCCGCGCCTCTATCATTTCCCTCTTTAACTTCGTGGCATTGTGGATGCTCTGCGGCACATGTCTCCTCTCCTTGACTTGCCTGACGCCCTTCTCTCGGCCGTATCTCTCCACAAGTTTTTGTCGGTACTCAATAGCTTGACGCTCCTTGGTCGAAACTGGGCCGAGTTTCTTGGACGCATCCGATTTCCATATGCGCACGTTACCATCATCCGATGCAGAAAGGACAAAGTCGGCAGTGGGGGTGTAGCTGACGTCGAATACTCTGCAGTGATGGTTAGAATATGTCCATGAAAGCTGCAAACCACGTTAAACTTGAACTTACCTCTGCATACGCTTGGTGTGGTAGACATCCCTTGACTTGCCTTCCTCTCTGTTCCACAATCGCACAGTTCTGTCATAGGACCCAGAGACAAATCCTTCGCCCGTCGGGCTCCAGTCGCATCCCATGACACCACCGACGTGGCCCTTGTAAATTTGATTAGGGGTTTCAAGGTTGCGAATGTCAAATGTGTAGAGGTTGTGATCCTCTGAGccgagaagaagaagggtggGGAGGGTGGGACACCATGAGAGGCAGTTGGAGGTGAACTGTGTACTGCTAAGCACGAATTCTTCCGCAATAattttttttaaaaaaTAGCACCCACCTGTGTAACAATACGTCTCTCGGCTTTGCCCGTTCGGATATCGTACAAACACATTGTTCTGTCATTACCCACACTCGCCAGCACACTAGTCTCGCTCTGGTTGAATTTGACGCCAGACACTGTCTCCATCGAATTTCCAAACTGAAGTGTGCTCAATGGCGCCGTCCTCTGCTCGTCCCAGATCTGCACAGTATTTGAAGCAGTAGCGAATACCGCATCTGTACGGTGATGATCGATACCATTTAAACCGTTCTTGGATGTAAAAGTCATGGTAGGTTCAAGATTTTGCCCCAAAGCATCCCTCTTTGCCGAATCAAGTGACAAGCCTCcgccttcctcttcatcataCCCGCTTTCTCCGATCGCTCCAGCCTGATCCAAAAACCCACTCCCTTCAGCTTGTCCAAGACCAAACTCGTTACCCTCGAAAGCATCCTTATCTCTTAAACCAGGGGCAAACGCCTCGCTTCGCCAAAGTTTGATGGTGCCATCAAGTTTGCCGCAGGTGATCAGTC is drawn from Cryptococcus gattii WM276 chromosome A, complete sequence and contains these coding sequences:
- a CDS encoding snoRNA binding protein, putative (Similar to TIGR gene model, INSD accession AAW41127.1) — encoded protein: MKIKTISRSLDDHLPSSSSAPHPLSHNLAPHLHPFAKPREYTRAVTAVKMERMFAKPFVDALGGHQDGVYCLGKDSRRAGVVAGGGGDGEVIVHSLGLRRPLLKIPGAHRGMVGGICWTSEAQDRRRGLITCGKLDGTIKLWRSEAFAPGLRDKDAFEGNEFGLGQAEGSGFLDQAGAIGESGYDEEEGGGLSLDSAKRDALGQNLEPTMTFTSKNGLNGIDHHRTDAVFATASNTVQIWDEQRTAPLSTLQFGNSMETVSGVKFNQSETSVLASVGNDRTMCLYDIRTGKAERRIVTQFTSNCLSWCPTLPTLLLLGSEDHNLYTFDIRNLETPNQIYKGHVGGVMGCDWSPTGEGFVSGSYDRTVRLWNREEGKSRDVYHTKRMQRVFDVSYTPTADFVLSASDDGNVRIWKSDASKKLGPVSTKERQAIEYRQKLVERYGREKGVRQVKERRHVPQSIHNATKLKREMIEARNIKEDRRRKHSRAGREKPKAERKSKLAVMMIKRHNPTKPRRSPLPTSAWDDDRRFGLSGPSAYSRWFTTLYIPLPFGHPSDSHSLSSGSSLGSPRSYHAKPRARHLKIYLPIPPRLYARIPRLNSPIRVLFLLVICAVVGFFLLGFRKTRQGERTWSPPFVDPDTMVITPEEAAMVWEWEILSGHYPSTEYPPDHLPLSPSLKNPVVPGTLLPSPSTPTPLVAYQNRADKFPSAHLAGNGPERHYLSVWDMRESQPGFPARPMPGSIMDLDLVLGKCDFGTNKYVRDCLEFLRIGGGLDNGKRVRRGNYLTQYKQLYYEESTPSQSYSMTPRNLKQSTGRSKTPLMLSDPYDIPASFDSRDACDPLHPRIFHIFWAGPFTDKPYMAVMSFLFTQNLGLDKPVDAVSDTANVVRGTCRPQLWLWINPGPAASVPNPSAKREMYEQLATNPWSAPFLHERFRDVVKFKMWNTTEQLDGVHELKDHWRKMPIFNSGGNTYGDPLLAKTEDEATEEVEDGSSKTVSIKKKGSLFEKVGSSSESDYDRLSVILSDMARFIVTYRFGGIYLDADTIFLRDWEELWNYRGQFAYRWSWHEKYNTAVLKLHKGSALSSFLFKTALHNGLDFHPMTVSKYLKDAGLEKLLFRVPDALFDPAWLNMERYQRDRPPFPYFPEFSVFFSNDKFDTAGPQPLGFDGFFRGAFSYHFHNFWWLPFDPSRNFPDLGHRFIKGERALRDAARSSSSDQAAHTVGNDVEPRNVPGTSQEGVEGDSDVTNREDMDDEPDLSWSTVLKRSFEGFLRGERPNAYGEWLEWGD